The Brassica oleracea var. oleracea cultivar TO1000 chromosome C6, BOL, whole genome shotgun sequence genomic interval CATATTCTCTTCTCATTCACTGTGAGTTTCTGCGCAGATGCACTATGATAAGGAACATGGGGCTTACTTTGACTTTGGTAATCATACAGAAAAAGTAAGAGAAAAGCTTCATAAATTAATAGGCTTAGCATCATTTTGTCATAAAAAGAATAAATAGGATTCTTAGTCTTTTCGTTAAACCAGATGTTGCGTCGATTGATCCACAGGTTAAGTTAGTATGGAAGGAGGTAATTTCAGAAAATGGTCACCTCTCTCGGCAGCTTGTAAGGAAGACTTCTGGAAAACCAAAGTTAAGATTGGTTCCTCAAGTTGGTTATGTCAGCTTCTTTCCCTTCATGTCTAGAATCATCCCAGCTGTGAGTTTTTGTGCTAATATCTATTCCGTTATCCGTGATCTTTGAAACCTTTATGGACCCGTTACTTTATTATCTAAATCTTCACATATTTTTTGGTCGGTATAGAAATCTCCAATCCTGGAGAAACAGCTAGATCTCATTTCAAACAGGAGCATCTTATGGAGTGACTATGGACTAGTTTCGCTTGCCAAAACCAGGTGAGCTCACAAGAACGAACGTAACCAGTTCAGAAAACTTTAGTTCTTCTATGATAAGAAGGAACATTGTTCTTGGTGCAGTTCGATGTATATGAAACGTAACACTGAGCATGATGCACCATACTGGAGAGGTCCTATATGGATGAACATGAACTACATGATTCTTTCATCTCTGCACCATTACTCTACAGGTACTTTCCTCTCCTTTTACCTAGTAAACAAGACCGACATTACTCTACATGGCCTCTATCATAAACATTAGCTTTACCTTGTGTCCAATTTCTTGCAGTGGATGGGCCATACAGCGACAAAGCAAGAGCAATTTACAAGGAACTAAGGAGCAATTTGATAAGGTATATATACACATAGATGTCTGTGGTATCTGCGATAGAAGTTTCGAGTGATAATAACTTGAAACATACTAAAAACAGGAACGTGGTTAGGAACTATTATGAGACGGGGTACATCTGGGAACAGTATGATCAAGATAAGGGAACAGGCAAAGGCACGCGTCTCTTCACGGGCTGGTCTGCACTTACCTTGTTAATAATGTCCGAAGAGTATCCTATCTTTTGAAATCTCTTCATCAAAACTTGAGGAAAGAAAGTTAAAACTACAGACATGTTAGTTAGAAGATCAGTTTTGATGTGTTTAGGGCTTTCTGTATTCGACTCATAGTTGGTTATAGAGAACATGCTGTCACAGATCTAACTTTGGTCGAGGTATGTCCCAGACTTGTGTACGTTATGCCCAAAATGACTATCAAATGTTGGCATATATATAGCAGAGAATCATATAGATTATTGTGGTATTTACTGATATTCATTTTTTGATTCCAGAAACTACAAAATGATTTTGAACAATTCCGAAACATTACACGTCAGGATTAGTATCAAAACCTCTGTAATACAGTCTGGACACGAAAAGTAGATCATGTTGCCCTTTTTTTGAATAAAAAGACGGGACCTTTTGCTTTTTGGAGATAGAGAAGAAGTCACTTCCTCTCCTATGCCTTCTCTCATATCTCTGTTCGTCAATCTCTCTTCCCCTAAAAAAAAGACACTTCCCTTCACACCTCTCTCGAGGCACCTCTCTCGAGGCAATGTCTTCGAAAACGATGAAAACGATGTTAAAGAAATCGTTACTACTAAATGGTTGAATCATTGAAGAAGCTCCTCAATAGCTTAACTTGCACAAGAAGAACCACTTTTGGTTACGAAGAATAAGAGCCATGTGTAAACTTGCATAAGAAAAACATTGCCCAGTCGCTATCTCCTTCTCCTTCGAACAGTCCCAACACATCTCATTTCGATGTCTTGAAAGACCAGTTATGCAGAGACAAGACACGAATTATTATGTACTTCTTGCAAGTGAATGGGAAGTTCCCACCCTACTATGTCGAAGCATTGTGCAATGTATTTGGACACGATGAAGAGACAGTGAAGGTATACGTTATTAGAAAATGCTTGGATCAATCAAAGAAGCTCATCGATAGCTTAGCTTGTTCATCAAAAACTTTACATTTAAATTTTTATCATTGCTTTTCTATTACATGTGTTACTGTTTACGACGAACTATCTTTAAGAGCCATTTCGCCTGATCGTGAACCTTCAGATTGTGGAGCTCTAGATTATCTTTTAACATTGTGATAGTGAATTGTTAGATCCCCGTTTTGGGGTGAGAGTTAACATGTAAATCAACTGTTAATCATGTTATCAATCTCATTTATCAATAATGGAGAAACCTCTTTTTTTTTGCTAATTGCATTACCAGTTTACCAATTACCACATCTGTTTGATTAATAGCTAGTTTAAGGAGTCTCTTAACAATTCAATGATTATTTTGCTGATGTGCGGATGATTTTTCTCCTTTGTTTTTATTTATTTATAACCAACCATTAGTTACTTTTACTTTTTTTTGTTTGGTAAAACCATTACTTTTACATTATTTCCATCTACAAGACAATAATAAAATACTTGATAATTACGAAGATGCAACCAGTAAAAACGATATCACTAGACATTGTGAAAAATTACCAGCAGCTAAGTTCAAGAGCTTCTTGGAAACGCTTCTCAAGTGTAGCAGGATCGCCAAAGACTATCCGACCGAGACCGACCTCTTCACTGTCCGATGTTTTCTTCCATGGCAAAAGAAGATCGAACATACGTCTCGACTTAAAGGCTGGCGATGATGGAGACTGATTTGTCGTTTTGTGGCTAATCAGAGGATGTGAAAGTATGAGCATTGCAGCTGATGGTGCCATTGATGAGGGCTCAGAAAATCTTTGATTATAAAGAATTGGTGATTGTTTTTTGATCTGGATTTTGGAGAACGCATGTGTGTTTCAATATATAATCAATAATTGTAGGGAACAGATAGACATGCAGAAAATTAGAAGTGATGGATGAGAGTGGTTTTCTGTGGGAGCCGCTGAATTTGATTGGACGGAAATACTAAAATAGTTATTATATAAAGGAAGAAAACTATGGCATGTGGTTTAACAAGTCTTGCTTGTGTCAAAACCATGTAACGTAGGAGTTGCACACGCAGTTCCTATGGGCGCCATCTGAATTTTTCTTTAATTTTATAAGAAATTTATTAATACAATTATTTCAAAAAATTTCCGAAAATATTTGAAGAGTTGAGGTCCAAATCCGTTGTATTGAGATCAAAAAGGCTAAACTGCTTCATTACAGCGAAATGTAAAAGGTTTGGAACCAAGGGGAAAGGTGATGTTAGGTAACTGTTTGATTCTCCTGGAACAAATCAGGGAATCAGAGGCATGGGTTTGAGACAAGCTGGAACACGGCTACAGGCTAATAAACATAGGAGAGAGTGGGGGAAGAAGGTGAAATAGACGATGATCTCTGAGCTAGACGAGTACAACATAAAGACAGCGACGAGGTCCTATTGTCCAAGCGACTGAGGATGACAAAGGGACACGAAGAACATTTATGAAGACTGTGTCTACTACTGTCTATTTCCACGTTAGTTGTCTCAACAAACATTCATTCAAATCTTTAGGCCAAGGTTCTTACACAATAGGTTTATCAAAAGTTCTAATCCAAGAAGGCATAACAGAAAACAACAACGGCATTATTACGTTAGTTAGATTAATGCAGATATAGATTTCCACTTTAGTTAAATGACCTAGAAGGCAGATATAGATTTAGCAAAAATATTAAGATAGAATAAAATACTACCAGCACAAAGATTAATAGTTTCATAACATTGAATAATCCAAGAAAATCTATCCATTATCTTGCAAAGATGGAGAGACAAGGGATCAAAATCTCTTTCACGAACACAAAAAGTAGAAGCTAAAAAACAAAGAAAGCTTAGGCAGATGATTTCTTCGACTTGGCTGCCAACTGAGTCTCCGGCTGCAATTATCAAAAAACACAAAGAAAATGAGAATCAATCTTATCAAGAGACTAATCCTGATATTAAATGAGATTAGAGCAATTACCTCTTTCTTGACAGACTCTTCCTTCTCAGACAAAATCAGCTCAATGTGACATGGGTTGGACATGTAAGCTGCAGTCAAGCAAAGACCAAATGAGTCATTATATCCAAGAGAAAAACATTTCAAGACAATTATGAAAACTCAAAAAACTTACGGTTGATTCTTCCATGAGCACGGTAAGTCCTTCTCCTTTGTTTTGCAGCCTGGTTCACTTGAATGTGCGAAATGAAGAGCGCATCAACATCCAAACCTTTCACCTCAGCATTGCTCTCAGCGTTCTTGAGCAAATCAAGAACGAACTGAGCAGACTTGGCAGGCCAACGTCCTTGACCATTGGAGTGCCTGTTCTTAGCTTGAGCAGTCCTTCCAACACCTCTGCAGAAACGGGTGAAGGGAATAGCCTGCTTGTGAGCTATCACATCCTCAAGGTACCTCTTGGCCTTGAGCAATGGTAGCTTCCTGATAGCGTGCGCTGTTTCCCGAGTGTTCTGTTTCAAACAAAACAAACAAAAAAACACTATGAGAACTAGTAACCAGAGGAATGCACATAGTTTCCTAAGCATATACGACAGCTTCATTCACAACAAAGTTATATATTCAATTATAATCAATGTACCATCATGTACTGAATCTTTAAAGCTATAAGAAAATGAAACTAAGATTCACCCAATCACGATGACCAATTCACTTTCCCTGAAGTATACGTGAGATCTGTAAATTGCTACAGATCTCTGCTTTTTCTCAATCAGGTTGTATCTCTACCATTCTACTAATCGCAAATCTAACTAACTTTAAAACAGACGATAGAGAGAGTTTATACCTTGAAGTGAACCCTAAGATCGGATCCTCTAGCCTTGCAAGCTGCACAGATCAAAAGCAAATTAATCAACAAAAAAATCGAATTTGAAAGAGTGAAAATGAAATGGTACAGAGAAGGGAGATTTACACTTGGTCTGATTGTCAGGTTCTTGCGAGTACTTCACCTGCGAAAAATAGCAAACGCAGAATAAGAAAAATCAGAAGAACGATTCGTGCGAGAGAGCTTAAGCAAGTTACCATGGCTGCGGCTAACGGAAGGAAACGGCTGCAGAAGCGATTCGATGAAAGTTGTGAAGAGACTTTATAGAGTGAAACGGCATTAACCCTAAAATATAGCGGAAACCTAGTTTTGTCTTTCAACGTGGGCCTGGTTTTGAATCTAGGATATAACTTCATGGGCCCTTAAATAGCCTGTTAAGACTTCATGCATTAGGCCTTATTTGTCCTTAGCAAATACAATAACTTCATGTGTCCCATGTACCTCTCTGTCAAGCGTTTTGAGATTCTTCTTGATAGCCAAACATCCTCTGATCTAATTTTGGTTAAATAATTTCCATTAAAATTTCACATCAGAATTTTGAGTCATTAATCATGAAGTTTATACTATGGAGACTTTCTTAGAGGACTAAAGGATTGTATTCACATTTGTGTAACTACACATATGATCTGCTGATGAACATTTTCTTCGTAACCTTTGATCGAAGTTATTTGAAGGGGTTTCTTTTGTTCTGAGTAACTTTAACTTCGTTAATTATGTCATATAGTATATAATAGATCATCTACCTGTTAAGATAAATTTATATAGAACAATTAAAATCACATTTAGCTGGTGCGTAACTAGATCGTATTGTGTTTTATTTTATTAGTGTATTTTATTAATATATATATATATGATTTTTTATTAGTGATCGTTTTTTACTAGTGTACTAGGTAGAGATCCGCGCAAGGCGCGGAGTGAGAATGTGTGGTAAATAATTCTATTTAGTTAAAAATTATGTGTATAGTATGAAGAATACATGACTAACATATAATATTTGCATTGTATGAGCTTTGGTGATTGTTCATTTGTTGTTTTTATCTATGTTTGTTACTTTCTATGCAAATTAATGAAATCTTCGTGTTAAAAAAAACATGTATAATATATGATGTTTAATCATAATATTTTTTCATAAGGTTGAATCATAAACAAATTGTACATTGTTAAGATGAAAATAATTATAATCTCTTGCAAACTGAACTGATCACTATTAAACGATATGGACCAGAACTAGTGGAAATAAGAAATGATGGGCTCTTGAAATGAAGAAGAAATTATTACCCCTAACCAATTAAAAAAAAAAACAAATTAGTGGCCCAATAGATTGCAACCTCCTATTTTTTTTTTTTGTGAAAATTTGATTTCAAATTAAGAACAAAATGATATAAAATGTTTACAGCCTTTCAGCTTTATTGTAGCTATGCAAGTAAAGAACTTTCTAGGCCCCCAAGCCCACAGCCCATTTGAAGAGAAGCAAAATAACGACTTTTAGAATTATCGAGACATGGAGAAATTGACCACCGATCATAACGAAGAAGTGATGGAAACATTCAACAAAGACAGATCTATGACTGCAACATGGCGGAAGAGAGTCAAGGATTTGATTATCTGAAGCTTTGAGTTTTGCTCCAGATTTGGAGATCAATGAAGCGCAAGAGAGTGTCAATTGATCAGAAGGTGTTGGAGTGCAATCGGGCGTTTATCCCATTCCAGATCCAGTAGGTTGTAGATTGCCAAGCAAGGAAGGTGAGAAGTCGCAGAGGGCGTGATGATTTCCGGGTCGGCAGCGTAGTCATTTGATCTACTGTGTGTGACCATCGGCGAGTCGGCGTCAATAAGCATCTTCGAGCCCAGATTGCCAGCGAGATTCTATTCATTTGCTCTAGTATGTTTCAACTCGGAAACTCTTTTTCCAGGTATCGTCAAAACATATTTAAAACAATAGATAACTTTGATCGAAAAATAATAGATAAACGATTATAACTAAAAAGCTCAATAATTTTATTAAGATGCATAATTAGAAAACTTAAAATAAATTGTTCTATAGCAAGATTCTGAAACACAAAACATAGATATAAAATGTAAACAGGGTATTAATTAAAAGAAAAAAAGCATTCAAGTTTGATCAACTCTCCATGTCTGAATTCATAATTCTGTGGTAGGAATCCTGTGACCAAACAAACATAAGTGGATAGAAATTAGCGTAACCTCTTCATAGTTTTCCGGCAACCAACAAATACATATGAATATTTGTCATATAGTATACTTACTTTGATTTGAAGTTTTGAATTTCTGCCATGTCATGATCAAATAAGATTTGTGAACCACCTTCTAGGTTAGTTACATAGTTGAAGCCACCTATTTAAGAAACATAAAATGTTACCATACTAAAGAAATAAGTTAGAGATTATAATCTAGAAAATCATATTGCTAACCTTCTCCCCACCCGATACTCCAAGACCTCAAAACACACAGATCGACTTTAGCAGGTGAGGTACAGTAGTAATTGTTCAAAGTCACGGCTTCCTTTCTGTAGAGGATGGATTCGACCATCCCACAAGGCCCGAGGAATAGAAAGGCCTGGCCCGGATTAGGTAGAGCGACGGCTCGATCGGTCGGCTCAAGAGTCAGGTCTCTCGGCTTGACTCTTGAGTACTTTTAGTCGATCGTCGTCGACTAAAGTATATTCGGCTCAGCGGCTGCTCGGACGCCTACGGGCTGCTCGGACGCCTACGGGCTTCTCGGCCCAGCAGAGGAGGCCCGCCAAGATGGCGTAAATTAGGTCAAGGACGAAACATCAGGACANNNNNNNNNNNNNNNNNNNNNNNNNNNNNNNNNNNNNNNNNNNNNNNNNNNNNNNNNNNNNNNNNNNNNNNNNNNNNNNNNNNNNNNNNNNNNNNNNNNNNNNNNNNNNNNNNNNNNNNNNNNNNNNNNNNNNNNNNNNNNNNNNNNNNNNNNNNNNNNNNNNNNNNNNNNNNNNNNNNNNNNNNNNNNNNNNNNNNNNNNNNNNNNNNNNNNNNNNNNNNNNNNNNNNNNNNNNNNNNNNNNNNNNNNNNNNNNNNNNNNNNNNNNNNNNNNNNNNNNNNNNNNNNNNNNNNNNNNNNNNNNNNNNNNNNNNNNNNNNNNNNNNNNNNNNNNNNNNNNNNNNNNNNNNNNNNNNNNNNNNNNNNNNNNNNNNNNNNNNNNNNNNNNNNNNNNNNNNNNNNNNNNNNNNNNNNNNNNNNNNNNNNNNNNNNNNNNNNNNNNNNNNNNNNNNNNNNNNNNNNNNNNNNNNNNNNNNNNNNNNNNNNNNNNNNNNNNNNNNNNNNNNNNNNNNNNNNNNNNNNNNNNNNNNNNNNNNNNNNNNNNNNNNNNNNNNNNNNNNNNNNNNNNNNNNNNNNNNNNNNNNNNNNNNNNNNNNNNNNNNNNNNNNNNNNNNNNNNNNNNNNNNNNNNNNNNNNNNNNNNNNNNNNNNNNNNNNNNNNNNNNNNNNNNNNNNNNNNNNNNNNNNNNNNNNNNNNNNNNNNNNNNNNNNNNNNNNNNNNNNNNNNNNNNNNNNNNNNNNNNNNNNNNNNNNNNNNNNNNNNNNNNNNNNNNNNNNNNNNNNNNNNNNNNNNNNNNNNNNNNNNNNNNNNNNNNNNNNNNNNNNNNNNNNNNNNNNNNNNNNNNNNNNNNNNNNNNNNNNNNNNNNNNNNNNNNNNNNNNNNNNNNNNNNNNNNNNNNNNNNNNNNNNNNNNNNNNNNNNNNNNNNNNNNNNNNNNNNNNNNNNNNNNNNNNNNNNNNNNNNNNNNNNNNNNNNNNNNNNNNNNNNNNNNNNNNNNNNNNNNNNNNNNNNNNNNNNNNNNNNNNNNNNNNNNNNNNNNNNNNNNNNNNNNNNNNNNNNNNNNNNNNNNNNNNNNNNNNNNNNNNNNNNNNNNNNNNNNNNNNNNNNNNNNNNNNNNNNNNNNNNNNNNNNNNNNNNNNNNNNNNNNNNNNNNNNNNNNNNNNNNNNNNNNNNNNNNNNNNNNNNNNNNNNNNNNNNNNNNNNNNNNNNNNNNNNNNNNNNNNNNNNNNNNNNNNNNNNNNNNNNNNNNNNNNNNNNNNNNNNNNNNNNNNNNNNNNNNNNNNNNNNNNNNNNNNNNNNNNNNNNNNNNNNNNNNNNNNNNNNNNNNNNNNNNNNNNNNNNNNNNNNNNNNNNNNNNNNNNNNNNNNNNNNNNNNNNNNNNNNNNNNNNNNNNNNNNNNNNNNNNNNNNNNNNNNNNNNNNNNNNNNNNNNNNNNNNNNNNNNNNNNNNNNNNNNNNNNNNNNNNNNNNNNNNNNNNNNNNNNNNNNNNNNNNNNNNNNNNNNNNNNNNNNNNNNNNNNNNNNNNNNNNNNNNNNNNNNNNNNNNNNNNNNNNNNNNNNNNNNNNNNNNNNNNNNNNNNNNNNNNNNNNNNNNNNNNNNNNNNNNNNNNNNNNNNNNNNNNNNNNNNNNNNNNNNNNNNNNNNNNNNNNNNNNNNNNNNNNNNNNNNNNNNNNNNNNNNNNNNNNNNNNNNNNNNNNNNNNNNNNNNNNNNNNNNNNNNNNNNNNNNNNNNNNNNNNNNNNNNNNNNNNNNNNNNNNNNNNNNNNNNNNNNNNNNNNNNNNNNNNNNNNNNNNNNNNNNNNNNNNNNNNNNNNNNNNNNNNNNNNNNNNNNNNNNNNNNNNNNNNNNNNNNNNNNNNNNNNNNNNNNNNNNNNNNNNNNNNNNNNNNNNNNNNNNNNNNNNNNNNNNNNNNNNNNNNNNNNNNNNNNNNNN includes:
- the LOC106300896 gene encoding uncharacterized protein LOC106300896; amino-acid sequence: MAPSAAMLILSHPLISHKTTNQSPSSPAFKSRRMFDLLLPWKKTSDSEEVGLGRIVFGDPATLEKRFQEALELSCW
- the LOC106298000 gene encoding 60S ribosomal protein L17-2-like encodes the protein MKLYPRFKTRPTLKDKTRFPLYFRVNAVSLYKVSSQLSSNRFCSRFLPLAAAMVKYSQEPDNQTKSCKARGSDLRVHFKNTRETAHAIRKLPLLKAKRYLEDVIAHKQAIPFTRFCRGVGRTAQAKNRHSNGQGRWPAKSAQFVLDLLKNAESNAEVKGLDVDALFISHIQVNQAAKQRRRTYRAHGRINPYMSNPCHIELILSEKEESVKKEPETQLAAKSKKSSA